In the genome of Terribacillus sp. FSL K6-0262, one region contains:
- a CDS encoding SAF domain-containing protein, producing MSIYRELQERDKQLQPIKVGVIGAGQMGFGLISQISRIPGMVVGGICDVNIANAERARDFYQSQENRKAGTVVSSDYRAIIQSSTVEVVVDATGVPEVGANIALEALRSKKHLVLLNVEVDITIGSYMHRMFDNAGLVYSGSAGDEPAAIVELYEFAKTMGLEVVVAGKGKNNALKPTANPDTCAEEAKRKNMSAHMLAAFQDGTKTMAEMNLLSNAIGLIPDKVGMHGVDAGLDDVAKKLDLKENGGVLDSLGVVEYVNGLAPGVFVIVKSELEPVDEELRYLLKVDSDHGPHYTLYRPYHLASLETPITIAKAVLHHDTSIHPLGAPVSETVAVAKRPIKPGERLDGIGGYSVRGMLETHQDMKVNGHIPIGLISGNVVAKRAIDEGRFLTLDDVELDMSTTVWKLRSLQDHLFAE from the coding sequence ATGTCCATTTATCGAGAACTACAAGAAAGAGATAAACAATTGCAGCCAATCAAAGTAGGTGTAATCGGAGCTGGACAAATGGGCTTCGGGCTTATCTCCCAAATTTCAAGGATTCCTGGGATGGTTGTCGGCGGAATTTGTGATGTGAATATTGCCAATGCGGAGAGAGCCAGGGATTTCTATCAATCTCAGGAAAACAGAAAGGCAGGGACAGTAGTCTCCTCTGATTACCGGGCAATCATTCAATCCAGTACGGTAGAAGTTGTAGTGGATGCTACAGGTGTACCGGAGGTCGGTGCCAATATTGCCTTGGAAGCACTTCGTTCCAAAAAGCACCTGGTTCTTTTGAATGTCGAGGTTGATATTACAATCGGCTCCTATATGCATCGTATGTTTGATAATGCGGGTTTGGTATATTCCGGTTCGGCTGGGGACGAGCCAGCAGCAATCGTGGAGTTATATGAATTCGCGAAAACGATGGGGCTGGAGGTTGTTGTGGCCGGCAAAGGAAAAAATAATGCGCTGAAGCCTACTGCAAATCCGGATACATGTGCGGAAGAAGCAAAGCGGAAGAATATGAGTGCGCATATGCTGGCAGCATTCCAAGACGGAACAAAAACGATGGCTGAGATGAACTTGCTGAGTAATGCAATAGGTCTCATACCGGATAAAGTCGGCATGCATGGTGTAGATGCTGGACTTGATGATGTAGCGAAGAAACTGGACTTGAAAGAAAATGGCGGGGTGCTTGATTCATTAGGCGTCGTGGAATATGTGAACGGGTTGGCGCCAGGTGTATTCGTGATCGTGAAGAGTGAATTGGAGCCAGTGGATGAGGAATTACGTTATTTGTTGAAAGTGGATTCCGATCATGGTCCGCATTATACATTATATCGTCCGTATCACCTTGCAAGCCTTGAGACGCCGATCACTATTGCCAAAGCAGTGCTTCACCATGATACTTCCATCCACCCGCTTGGTGCGCCGGTTTCTGAAACTGTTGCTGTTGCAAAACGTCCGATCAAGCCGGGCGAAAGACTTGATGGCATCGGCGGCTATAGTGTCCGTGGGATGCTGGAAACACATCAGGACATGAAAGTGAATGGCCATATCCCAATCGGTTTGATCAGCGGGAATGTAGTGGCTAAGAGAGCAATCGATGAAGGCCGGTTCCTGACATTGGACGATGTGGAACTTGATATGTCCACTACCGTCTGGAAGCTTCGGTCGCTTCAGGATCACTTATTCGCTGAATGA
- a CDS encoding NUDIX domain-containing protein yields MSRTDYYHEENAPEAQKIVPAVSAVIQNGQYILLQQRSDNGKWSLPGGNMDAGESVLEAIIREVKEETGLICIMDRITGIYSDPRHIIAYSDGEVRQQFSICFAGKPVGGEVCKSEESFDIAWVHIDILDDYDIHPAQRIRIADALKNCKSAFIR; encoded by the coding sequence ATGAGCAGGACTGATTATTATCATGAAGAAAATGCCCCTGAAGCCCAAAAAATCGTACCCGCCGTTTCTGCAGTGATACAAAATGGCCAGTATATTTTGCTTCAGCAGAGAAGCGATAACGGGAAATGGTCCTTACCCGGCGGTAATATGGATGCAGGAGAATCGGTACTGGAGGCAATAATTAGGGAAGTGAAGGAAGAAACTGGTTTGATATGTATCATGGATCGCATAACAGGTATATATAGCGATCCCCGCCATATCATCGCTTATTCAGATGGTGAAGTAAGGCAGCAGTTCTCTATTTGCTTCGCAGGAAAGCCTGTCGGCGGAGAAGTGTGCAAGAGTGAGGAGTCTTTCGATATTGCGTGGGTTCACATCGATATACTGGATGATTACGACATCCATCCTGCTCAAAGGATAAGGATAGCGGATGCCCTGAAAAACTGTAAAAGTGCGTTTATCAGGTGA
- a CDS encoding tetratricopeptide repeat protein: MMFGFGRKKDKNPKKDAQKEDAPVLTPEEKEQILFSISSKEQELDQASEGEQAKILEEIGKAYSRLGDDDRAIAAFEKSIQIEKSVGDGYKKLLSLYNKKRAEAAKANDEESLQIYLDKMDRMMQVSKDVARGVR; encoded by the coding sequence ATGATGTTTGGTTTTGGCAGGAAAAAAGACAAAAATCCCAAAAAAGATGCGCAAAAGGAAGACGCCCCCGTTTTGACTCCAGAAGAGAAAGAACAAATATTGTTTTCCATTTCTTCAAAAGAACAAGAACTCGATCAGGCTTCTGAAGGGGAACAAGCAAAAATCCTTGAAGAAATCGGTAAAGCCTATTCAAGGCTCGGGGATGATGATCGCGCAATCGCTGCCTTTGAAAAAAGTATTCAAATAGAGAAATCAGTCGGCGATGGATATAAAAAACTATTGAGTTTATATAACAAGAAGCGAGCAGAGGCAGCAAAAGCAAATGATGAAGAATCGCTGCAGATCTATCTCGATAAAATGGATCGGATGATGCAGGTCTCCAAGGATGTTGCACGAGGCGTTCGATAA
- a CDS encoding amino acid permease produces MKKDQHGLKRTMTARHIMMMALGGAIGAGLFKGSSSAVDLAGPAVIFAYLIGGIILLFVMQGLAEMAVQNKEARTFRDLVQASIGKFPAFFLDWIYWKMWVLNIAAEAVVAAIFLQYWLPDYPVWMLTLIVAILVTAVNLFSVKAFAETEYWLALIKISVIILFILAGVVLLLFSFGDHTAPGFSNLTAHGGFFPNGAGGLVTAMLVVIYSYGGTEIIGVTLAETKNPEKVVPKAVRSTLTRIIAFYLFPFFIIVSLIPWNEVNSSAVSPFVLVFQLIGIPGADHVMNAVILLAIISSMNSGLYGSSRVLYTQAMDGRISKRFAWLSKRQVPVVSILVCTSFLYVGVLISLFIGSKTFNYLMGSLGYTVLFIWLIIAFAHLKSRKMHPDKTTYYVKAFPMTTWLAIIALLLILIGVLWTTSLVITAVTLVIYLVIIGAYFIKKRKKRL; encoded by the coding sequence ATGAAGAAAGACCAACATGGATTAAAACGCACCATGACAGCACGCCATATCATGATGATGGCATTGGGCGGGGCAATCGGTGCTGGCTTGTTCAAAGGCTCAAGCTCGGCAGTCGATCTGGCTGGTCCAGCTGTCATTTTCGCATATTTGATCGGGGGCATCATTCTTTTATTCGTCATGCAGGGTCTTGCAGAAATGGCAGTCCAGAATAAGGAAGCAAGGACATTCCGTGATTTGGTCCAGGCAAGCATCGGAAAGTTTCCGGCATTCTTCCTTGATTGGATTTATTGGAAGATGTGGGTATTGAATATTGCTGCAGAAGCTGTCGTAGCTGCTATTTTCCTTCAATACTGGCTGCCGGATTACCCTGTATGGATGCTGACGCTGATCGTTGCCATACTTGTGACAGCTGTCAATCTTTTCTCGGTAAAAGCGTTCGCTGAGACGGAATACTGGCTGGCATTAATCAAAATAAGTGTCATCATTCTATTCATTCTTGCTGGTGTCGTCCTGCTATTATTCTCGTTCGGCGATCATACGGCTCCGGGATTCAGCAATTTGACTGCTCATGGCGGATTTTTCCCGAATGGTGCCGGGGGATTGGTAACAGCAATGCTGGTTGTCATCTATTCCTATGGCGGAACAGAAATCATCGGAGTGACATTGGCGGAAACGAAGAATCCGGAAAAAGTCGTGCCAAAGGCAGTGCGCAGTACATTGACTCGAATCATTGCTTTCTATCTGTTTCCGTTTTTCATCATTGTGAGTCTCATTCCTTGGAATGAAGTGAACAGTTCGGCAGTGAGTCCTTTCGTGCTTGTATTCCAGCTTATCGGAATCCCGGGTGCTGATCATGTCATGAATGCTGTCATTTTACTGGCCATCATTTCATCCATGAATTCAGGACTTTATGGCTCATCACGAGTTCTTTATACCCAGGCAATGGATGGGAGAATATCGAAGCGATTCGCTTGGCTGTCCAAACGGCAGGTCCCGGTTGTGTCCATCCTTGTCTGTACATCATTTTTATATGTAGGTGTGCTGATTTCGCTGTTCATCGGAAGTAAGACATTTAATTATCTGATGGGATCGCTTGGCTACACGGTTCTGTTCATTTGGCTTATCATTGCGTTCGCCCATCTGAAATCACGGAAGATGCATCCTGATAAGACGACATATTATGTCAAAGCATTTCCGATGACGACCTGGCTGGCGATCATCGCATTGCTGCTGATCTTGATTGGTGTGCTATGGACTACTTCACTTGTCATCACAGCCGTAACTTTGGTTATCTATCTAGTGATTATCGGAGCTTACTTTATCAAGAAGCGCAAAAAGAGGCTTTGA
- a CDS encoding AAA family ATPase, with protein sequence MDNVLILLAGFPGTGKTYLGSMIDDRLGPYALISPDKLKECYFDIYGYQDLNEKKRLENEAWKTYYEVMEFQMQAGKNIISDYPFSNKQYPYLQCLTDKHRYKVITIRLTADLNVLYERQRKRDLDDSRHLSHIVTSYRMGDCLENRTEADNLLTYEEFLLRCTTRGYDAFQMGRLIEADVTDFSKVDYSKLIDDIEILSDSQLAD encoded by the coding sequence ATGGATAATGTCCTAATATTATTAGCTGGCTTTCCGGGAACAGGTAAGACTTATTTAGGCAGTATGATCGATGACAGGCTGGGACCGTATGCATTGATATCTCCTGATAAGCTGAAGGAGTGCTATTTTGATATATATGGATATCAAGACTTGAATGAAAAAAAGAGACTTGAAAACGAGGCATGGAAGACATACTACGAAGTGATGGAATTTCAAATGCAAGCAGGAAAGAATATTATATCTGATTACCCATTCAGCAATAAGCAGTATCCTTATCTTCAGTGTTTGACAGATAAGCATCGATATAAAGTCATCACCATTCGTTTGACAGCGGATTTGAACGTCTTGTATGAACGTCAAAGAAAAAGGGATTTGGATGATTCCAGACATTTGAGTCATATTGTAACGTCCTATCGAATGGGGGATTGTCTTGAAAACAGGACCGAGGCAGATAATTTACTGACTTATGAGGAATTTCTCCTGCGCTGTACCACAAGAGGTTATGATGCATTTCAAATGGGAAGGTTGATTGAAGCAGATGTGACGGATTTCTCAAAGGTCGACTATTCGAAGCTTATTGATGATATCGAAATCTTGTCGGATAGCCAGCTTGCAGATTAG
- a CDS encoding amino acid permease, whose product MAEEKLARGLKNRHVQLIAIGGAIGTGLFLGAGKSIHLTGPSILFAYLITGIFCFLIMRALGEILLSNLGYGSFVDFVGDYFGDRAAFITGWTYWFCWISIAMADLTAVGIYTQFWFPEVPQWMPGLVALVILLIMNLATVKLFGEMEFWFALIKIIAILALIVVGVFMIIRGFSTDAGPSSFANLWDHGGFFPNGIHGFILSFQMVVFAFVGIELVGLTAGETENPEKVIPKAINNIPIRILVFYIGALIVIMSIYPWDAINPAESPFVQVFTAVGIVAAAGIINFVVLTSAASACNSAVFSTSRMVYSLAKEEHAPQPFKKLNFRQVPRNALFFSIIVILIAVILNYVIPEGVFTLITSISTVCFIFIWGITVLAHLKYRKTRPELAKKSKFKMPFAPISNYLILAFLAFVIVVLALAEDTRVSLFVTPVWFIILLIVYQVRVKTKDRTDSN is encoded by the coding sequence ATGGCTGAAGAAAAGTTAGCCAGAGGATTGAAAAACAGACATGTCCAATTGATTGCTATCGGCGGGGCCATTGGTACAGGGTTATTCCTTGGCGCCGGTAAATCAATCCATCTGACTGGACCGTCCATTTTATTTGCGTATTTAATTACCGGTATTTTCTGTTTTCTTATTATGCGGGCTTTGGGGGAAATCTTGCTGAGTAACCTCGGTTACGGATCTTTTGTGGATTTTGTCGGCGATTACTTCGGTGACCGTGCCGCTTTCATTACGGGCTGGACTTATTGGTTCTGCTGGATTTCCATTGCAATGGCTGATTTGACGGCCGTCGGGATTTACACGCAATTTTGGTTCCCGGAAGTACCGCAATGGATGCCGGGTCTCGTTGCGCTCGTCATCCTGCTGATCATGAATCTAGCTACCGTAAAGCTATTCGGTGAGATGGAATTCTGGTTTGCTTTGATCAAGATAATCGCCATTTTGGCTTTGATTGTGGTTGGTGTCTTCATGATCATCCGCGGATTTTCCACAGATGCTGGCCCATCCAGTTTCGCAAACCTTTGGGATCATGGCGGTTTCTTCCCCAATGGCATCCATGGATTCATTTTATCGTTCCAGATGGTCGTCTTCGCCTTCGTCGGTATCGAATTGGTCGGTCTGACAGCCGGGGAAACGGAAAATCCGGAAAAAGTCATTCCGAAAGCAATCAACAATATCCCGATTCGGATCCTTGTATTCTACATCGGTGCGCTCATCGTCATCATGAGCATCTATCCATGGGATGCAATCAATCCGGCGGAAAGTCCTTTCGTCCAAGTATTCACAGCAGTCGGAATCGTAGCCGCTGCGGGTATCATCAATTTTGTCGTATTGACATCAGCAGCATCGGCTTGTAACAGTGCGGTTTTCAGCACAAGCCGCATGGTTTACTCCCTGGCTAAGGAAGAACATGCGCCGCAGCCGTTCAAGAAGCTGAATTTCCGCCAAGTGCCGAGGAACGCATTGTTCTTTTCCATCATCGTCATCTTGATTGCGGTCATACTCAACTATGTGATACCTGAAGGTGTCTTCACCTTGATCACGAGCATCTCGACAGTCTGCTTTATTTTCATCTGGGGCATTACGGTACTGGCCCATTTGAAATATCGCAAAACACGTCCAGAGCTTGCGAAAAAAAGTAAATTCAAGATGCCGTTTGCGCCAATCTCGAACTATTTGATCCTGGCATTCCTGGCGTTTGTCATCGTCGTTCTGGCGCTGGCTGAAGACACACGCGTATCCTTGTTTGTCACACCAGTCTGGTTCATCATCCTGCTGATCGTCTATCAGGTGCGTGTGAAAACAAAGGATAGAACCGACAGTAATTGA
- a CDS encoding PTS sugar transporter subunit IIB — protein MKKLSILFVCGAGLGSSFACQMAAEDVLTKLGIEARLDHGDISSAASAKPDIIITAQNFQSQFEKFTIDPQQTRIVYLRNIVSKQEIEEKITPVLKEKGVLA, from the coding sequence ATGAAAAAATTAAGTATTCTATTTGTTTGCGGGGCTGGATTGGGAAGCAGTTTTGCATGTCAAATGGCGGCAGAGGATGTGTTGACTAAGTTAGGAATCGAGGCCAGATTGGATCATGGGGATATATCTTCAGCTGCTTCGGCAAAGCCGGATATCATCATCACGGCACAGAACTTTCAATCACAATTCGAGAAATTCACCATCGATCCTCAGCAAACAAGAATCGTTTATTTAAGGAACATTGTATCCAAACAAGAAATCGAAGAAAAAATCACGCCGGTACTGAAGGAAAAAGGAGTCTTGGCTTAA
- a CDS encoding BglG family transcription antiterminator, which produces MKERTQRLLTRFSSVNSFLTCKDLSTEFLISERTVRNEMALINSFLAENGYPPIKTVRGKGFKLSLSAKEREDLLIKIGDDRTFDYYRPNERFLALLLDIVNPLNTTFLYEMEEKLQVSKSTLDEDMRRLRLFLKNHGISVVSFPKQGMVLQGDERSIRSMLYRVISSMTDIDALFRVQNPEVAVSALEQVVIDYLNPKAIGIITELYDEILVKSQMEVNYMYRNQVILFLGIWLRRMQERNTLSESAKVKNRIKEGPIRDLIGSLCRDFDLDPPLIEMDYITLAIESFNPKDMNNSIDWITAQLLAIQLIEHVEKITGIPFSQREDELYEGLYKHITGLLSRSKNDIQATNPLKDTIKASYAEIYEAVTCFKKQIEEHTKKPLSEDEIGFLTVYFSTSASWMKQEKRTVYQAVVLCSHGLSTGRLLAANLKEHFDIDIVAVLSSHEVSFIDKLDVDLVFTTIPIDYRKKPLLVLNPILRESDKKEIDSFLRKNKDKRRMISTNLDATELMQDILKLIIDSGGKVTKESYQKAEETFKNHHLKINTREIQPMLQDILKNSNILLNQACKDWKEAITKAADLLMEEEAIEASYITAMIKSVEEYGPYIVVGKHLALAHARPEDGVNKLGVSVMSLKDPVYFGNPDNDPVRLVFCLAAVDSYSHLNIMRNLIDLINDEEKVKRLIAAQNIETFNKVLYGSQKNY; this is translated from the coding sequence ATGAAAGAAAGGACTCAAAGATTACTCACTAGATTTTCTTCCGTTAATTCCTTTTTGACCTGTAAGGATTTAAGTACAGAGTTCTTGATTAGTGAACGTACCGTGAGAAATGAAATGGCCTTGATTAATAGCTTTTTGGCTGAAAATGGTTATCCGCCAATAAAGACAGTAAGGGGAAAGGGATTTAAATTAAGCCTCTCTGCCAAGGAACGTGAAGATTTGCTGATAAAAATAGGAGACGATAGGACCTTTGATTATTACCGTCCAAATGAACGTTTTCTTGCGCTGCTTTTGGACATTGTAAATCCATTGAACACTACATTCCTTTATGAAATGGAAGAGAAGCTTCAGGTTTCAAAGAGTACATTGGATGAAGATATGAGGAGGCTTCGTTTGTTCTTAAAAAATCATGGGATATCGGTAGTGAGCTTTCCGAAGCAGGGCATGGTTTTACAAGGGGATGAACGATCGATAAGGTCGATGTTATACAGGGTCATTAGCAGCATGACGGATATTGATGCCTTGTTTCGTGTCCAAAATCCAGAAGTTGCAGTGTCGGCCTTGGAACAAGTGGTAATTGATTATTTAAATCCAAAAGCTATCGGTATCATTACCGAGCTTTATGATGAAATCCTGGTAAAGTCGCAGATGGAAGTCAATTACATGTATCGGAACCAAGTCATTTTATTTTTAGGTATTTGGCTGCGCCGCATGCAAGAAAGAAATACTTTAAGTGAGTCGGCAAAAGTCAAAAACAGGATAAAGGAAGGACCTATCAGGGATCTCATTGGTTCACTCTGCAGGGATTTCGATCTGGATCCGCCATTGATCGAAATGGATTATATCACACTCGCCATAGAATCATTCAACCCGAAAGATATGAACAACTCAATTGATTGGATTACTGCACAACTGCTGGCCATCCAATTAATTGAGCATGTGGAGAAAATAACCGGTATTCCCTTTTCACAGCGGGAGGACGAATTATATGAAGGATTATATAAACATATCACAGGTTTATTGAGTCGATCCAAGAACGACATTCAAGCTACCAATCCTTTGAAAGATACGATAAAAGCATCTTATGCCGAAATCTATGAGGCAGTGACATGCTTTAAGAAGCAAATCGAGGAACATACAAAGAAGCCATTATCAGAAGACGAGATAGGATTTTTGACTGTTTACTTTTCAACTTCTGCCAGCTGGATGAAGCAGGAGAAACGCACAGTATATCAGGCTGTTGTGCTTTGCAGCCATGGGCTTTCAACGGGAAGACTACTGGCCGCCAATCTGAAAGAGCATTTTGACATAGACATTGTTGCTGTATTGAGCTCACATGAAGTAAGCTTCATCGACAAGCTGGATGTGGATTTGGTTTTCACTACCATTCCTATCGATTATCGGAAAAAACCATTATTGGTACTCAATCCGATCCTGAGGGAAAGCGATAAAAAAGAAATAGACTCATTCCTGCGTAAAAATAAGGATAAGCGAAGGATGATTTCTACCAACTTAGATGCTACCGAACTGATGCAGGATATCTTGAAGTTGATCATTGACAGCGGCGGCAAAGTGACCAAAGAAAGCTACCAGAAAGCAGAAGAGACTTTTAAGAATCACCATTTGAAAATTAATACGAGGGAGATACAGCCAATGCTACAGGATATCCTGAAAAACTCCAATATTTTATTGAATCAAGCATGTAAAGACTGGAAAGAAGCTATCACTAAGGCAGCCGATCTTTTGATGGAGGAAGAAGCAATTGAAGCAAGTTATATAACTGCCATGATTAAATCTGTAGAGGAATATGGACCTTATATTGTTGTTGGCAAGCATTTGGCTTTAGCACATGCGAGGCCGGAAGACGGAGTGAATAAATTGGGTGTCAGCGTTATGTCGTTAAAGGACCCAGTGTATTTTGGCAATCCAGATAATGATCCGGTACGGCTTGTATTTTGTCTGGCTGCCGTCGATTCTTATTCGCATTTGAATATCATGAGAAATTTGATTGATTTGATAAATGATGAAGAAAAAGTCAAGAGATTGATAGCAGCACAAAATATAGAGACGTTTAACAAGGTGCTTTATGGAAGTCAAAAAAACTATTAA
- a CDS encoding PTS sugar transporter subunit IIC, which translates to MGVINFIIENILTQASVTIALIAMLGLILQKKSAGQVISGSLKTMLGFMVLAAGSSIIVGSLTYFGKIFAEGFQMQGIVPSIEAINGQAMNELGLGRDIALTFLAIFIFNIIIARFTRWKYIFLTGQAILWMATMTTVFGYFAGLRGIALILTGGFIGGVFAVAMPAIAQPFVRKITGSDDIALGHFCTVGYVFEAGVAKVFGEKGEKKKSVEDLKLPAQFEFLQDTYLSVMVVMVPLYIITAAFAGPEFSSALAGGTHYLMFAFLQAIQFVVGVYVLLAGVRLLLGEIVPAFRGIAMRLVPNAKPALDCPVLFPYSPNAVIVGFITTTIGCVLAMFVLPVFGLAMILPGMLTAFFAGGTAGIFGNQVGGRRGAVIGGVAHGFFITLLPALLVTIFNSMGFVNATATDVDTVAAALLYAWLIGPLLKAF; encoded by the coding sequence ATGGGTGTTATCAATTTTATTATCGAGAACATTTTGACTCAGGCATCTGTCACGATAGCATTGATTGCTATGCTGGGTTTGATTCTGCAAAAAAAATCTGCTGGTCAGGTGATATCCGGTTCATTAAAAACAATGCTGGGTTTCATGGTATTGGCTGCCGGTTCAAGTATCATTGTCGGGAGTCTGACATATTTCGGCAAGATATTCGCAGAAGGATTCCAAATGCAGGGTATTGTCCCTTCGATTGAAGCCATTAATGGTCAAGCCATGAATGAATTAGGCTTGGGCCGGGATATTGCATTGACTTTTCTGGCGATCTTCATCTTTAACATTATCATTGCCCGGTTCACGAGGTGGAAATATATCTTTTTAACAGGTCAGGCGATCCTTTGGATGGCTACCATGACAACCGTGTTTGGATACTTTGCTGGATTACGCGGGATTGCTTTGATATTGACAGGGGGATTCATTGGCGGTGTCTTTGCGGTTGCCATGCCGGCAATTGCGCAGCCATTCGTCCGTAAAATCACCGGCTCGGATGACATCGCTTTGGGACATTTTTGTACAGTGGGCTATGTGTTCGAAGCAGGTGTTGCCAAGGTATTCGGGGAAAAAGGTGAAAAGAAAAAATCGGTGGAGGATTTAAAGCTCCCAGCCCAATTCGAGTTTTTGCAGGATACCTATCTGTCCGTAATGGTAGTGATGGTTCCGCTCTATATCATCACAGCAGCGTTTGCCGGACCGGAATTTTCTTCTGCATTGGCAGGTGGGACGCATTATTTGATGTTTGCCTTTCTTCAGGCGATTCAATTTGTAGTAGGAGTGTACGTGCTATTAGCAGGGGTCCGTTTGCTGCTGGGTGAAATTGTTCCAGCATTCCGCGGCATTGCAATGCGACTGGTTCCAAATGCCAAGCCAGCCTTGGATTGTCCAGTGCTGTTTCCGTACAGTCCCAATGCTGTCATTGTAGGGTTTATTACAACGACCATCGGTTGTGTCCTTGCAATGTTCGTACTGCCGGTATTCGGGCTGGCTATGATTCTGCCAGGGATGCTGACAGCCTTTTTTGCGGGCGGAACTGCCGGAATATTCGGAAATCAGGTTGGCGGACGACGTGGTGCGGTCATTGGCGGTGTGGCACACGGGTTCTTCATCACGCTCTTGCCAGCGCTGCTGGTAACGATATTCAATTCCATGGGCTTTGTTAATGCAACTGCGACCGATGTCGATACAGTAGCAGCTGCTCTGCTGTATGCATGGCTCATTGGTCCGCTTCTAAAAGCTTTTTAG
- a CDS encoding class II fructose-bisphosphate aldolase, with amino-acid sequence MYTTLKEVTSRAEELNYTVGAFNAHNLEMLPDMIRAAKEQGSPIIIQTSIDTAKYIGHENFVAVCKSMATKEMVDVVLHLDHARNFDDIKEAIDKGYTSVMFDGSHLPLKENIMKTRAVVEYAHEHGVSVEGELGTIGGTEEGIHVGDDDKVYTDPKDAVEFVKATKVDALAVAIGTNHGQYKSKTDVNLPLLKEINAAVDVPLVIHGGTGVNERDIPELINSGIRKFNVGTELLVAWTRKAKETFGETKETKSLRHNVIPCNQAVKEIVKHKISIFMNVEDRTLVLK; translated from the coding sequence ATGTACACTACTTTAAAAGAAGTTACGAGCAGGGCGGAGGAACTTAACTATACAGTGGGTGCCTTCAATGCACACAATTTGGAAATGCTGCCTGATATGATACGCGCGGCAAAGGAGCAAGGATCGCCGATCATTATTCAAACAAGCATAGATACGGCGAAATACATTGGTCATGAAAACTTCGTTGCAGTATGCAAGTCCATGGCGACAAAGGAAATGGTGGATGTGGTATTGCATTTGGATCACGCAAGGAATTTCGATGATATCAAGGAGGCTATCGATAAAGGCTATACATCCGTTATGTTTGACGGCTCTCATCTGCCGCTGAAGGAGAACATCATGAAGACGCGAGCAGTAGTCGAATATGCGCATGAACATGGAGTTTCCGTAGAAGGAGAGCTTGGTACCATCGGAGGAACGGAGGAAGGGATCCATGTTGGAGATGATGATAAGGTATATACGGATCCAAAAGATGCTGTGGAATTTGTCAAAGCGACTAAAGTAGACGCGTTAGCCGTTGCTATCGGTACAAATCATGGCCAATATAAATCCAAGACAGACGTAAATCTTCCATTGCTGAAGGAGATAAATGCAGCAGTGGATGTGCCATTGGTGATTCATGGCGGAACAGGTGTGAATGAACGTGATATCCCGGAACTGATCAATAGCGGTATTCGAAAATTCAATGTAGGTACGGAACTATTGGTGGCATGGACGAGAAAAGCAAAAGAAACATTCGGGGAAACAAAAGAGACAAAGTCGCTGCGGCATAATGTGATTCCATGTAATCAGGCAGTAAAAGAAATTGTCAAACATAAAATCAGTATTTTTATGAATGTCGAGGATCGTACCCTGGTCTTGAAGTAA